The Lathamus discolor isolate bLatDis1 chromosome 18, bLatDis1.hap1, whole genome shotgun sequence region ATTGTGGAGCAGTCCTTACCGAGGAGCCACAAGGAACTCCAGGGCTGAAATGGTCTTTGGATTCTCTCAAAACCTGCTTTCTTTTGCAGCGTTACAGGAGTTGATTTCAGAGCATAAAGGAGATTTGGCACAGGTTTCAGCCATGGTTTTCACCCATAAACCTTTATTGTGTCTAAGAACGTTTCGTACTGGAATGACGTATGGGAAAACTGcgcccagtgctgctgcagcccccctTGCCTGCCCAGCCTCTTGTGTTAACTGACTTCTGCCCATTGAGCGAAAGGACGTCTGCGCTGGGTTAATTTGGTTTGATCTTCCCAAGCTGCCTTTAAGCCAGGTGCGAGGAAAGTTTAGGGCCGTGGTTTGTGGGGCTGATCCCAAAGCTGAAGCCAAAGTAACTCTTTCCCTCGGCTCCTGTGCGTGCACACCGAGCAGCACAGCCCTCGGCCACCCCGGCACCTCCTGGCTTTGCCACAGGGTGTGAAGGTGGTGGCTCAACCGCATCCAGCGGGATacagcctgggctgggctgtagcTGTGACCCCATCCCAAAGCCCGGacggcagcagcacccagcgcttctccatcccatcccacccgcATGGAGCACCCcgaggaggcagggaggggaagctggTCGCAGGCCCAGCAGCGATGCTGCGGGCAGTCCTTAGCGTTCCAGGAGACCAGCCCAAAGCCCTGGGTTTCAGTGCAGGAAGGCGTGGGACAGCAGGGTCCAGGCTGCTTCCATTATTCCATTATTCCATTAttcctgttttccttgtttCGTTTAGCCTCATCATCCcacctcttttcttttgctgaggAAAGTGAGGAACTAACTGCGATACCCCAGCCAGCCGTGCTGAtgtctgtgggtgctgctggggattGGAAAGCTGCCGGCAGAGTCACCGAGCACTTTCCCTGGCTCTGGAATCTCTCAGCCACGgtctcttctctctcccttccttttcccccagTGCCCATCCCCTCGAAGGCCAATGGCACCACCATTTCCACCCTGTCAATGAACAAGGACGCCCTGATCGGAGGGGTCACGAATCCCAACGAGGTTTTCTGCTCCGTGCCCGGCCGCCTCTCCCTCCTCAGCTCCACCTCCAAGTACAAGGTGACAGTCGGGGAGGTGCAGAGGAGGCTCTCGCCCCCCGAGTGCCTCAACGCCTCTCTCCTCGGTGGAGTCCTCCGCAGGTAAGCTCCAACAGGCAGCCCAAGCACGCTctgtgctcagcaccagctcccACCGCTCAGACTGATGGAGATTCGGTGTGTGGTGTGCTGGGGAATAGCGGGTTTggtgcttttcctctttcctttcaaaCCTAAACCCTTAAACTGGGATTAAGTGTGGCTAtgttaatattaattaaatattgATTAGTATTAATTAGATTCTAATTTAAACCCCCccccttgttttctcctttcagagCAAAGTCAAAAAACGGGGGCCGGTGTTTAAGGGAAAGGTTAGAGAAAATCGGGCTGAATCTGCCTGCAGGAAGGCGCAAGGCTGCCAACGTCACCCTGCTGACATCCCTCGTGGAAGGTAAGCATCGCCATCGCCTCTCACGGAGCCTGGGGGTGCCGAAACCTCCCTACCCTTCACTTGCAGCTTGCCCGAACTGAGCACACTGAAAGGATGCAGCGGTCACCAGGGACCGAGCCTGGAAACGGCCCCGGCTGAGCCCCGAGCTGAGCCGAGCCAGGCTGGCACCCGAAACTCGGGCATTTCTGTCGGAGCACTCAGCTCCAGTAACGCTGCGTCAGGTTCACAGAAACCAAacggagccaggctgagagagcggggctggggcagcctgggggagagaaggctcctgaaggggagacctgagagcagctccagtgcctaaaggggctgcaggaaacctggagaggggcttgggacaagggcctgtagggacaggccaaggggaatggcttgaacctgcccgaggggagactgagctgagctcttaggcagaagctcttccctgtgagggtgctgaggcgctggcacagggtgcccagagaagctgtggctgccccatccctggcagtgctcaaggccaggttggacacaggggctgggtgcagcctgtgctgggtgACAGCAACCTGCCCTGTCGAGGCTCCATCACTGCTCCAAGCGGTGTGAGGTGCCCCAGCTTAAAGCCGCTTGTTCATTTGCTCCCCTCCTACTTTCCGCACGATGGAGATGATGATGTTGCCACCGCATCTTGGGAGCAAAGCACACGGGATGCAGACAAATGCAGTGACAGCTCTGACTCCCTTCGAGCTTTGGAATCCATTGTGTTTGGGCCCAGCGTGTtggaggcagctgcctgcagtttCTGAATAGAAAATCATCCCCATTGTTGCCAGCAAATTAAATGACCCGCTTCATTAGGCGGGGGCTGTTACTGAGGGCAGTTGTTCGTGCTGAATGAAAGGCTGATTTCCatcaaaagaaaggaaggagagaaagaaaggaaggaagaaacgtACATTTGGGTTTCAGGTGGCTGCTGATGGTTTGGTTCCTGCTTGCCAGCTCATAGTAAATAAAAGAGTAGTGCCATGTGCGCCTGATGGATAGGATCTCCTCCTGCACAGAAGTGTAATGGTATGGGGAGATGGTGCCATTGCACTGTCATTACTCAGCGTGCAGAAACTGGCTTGTGCCCCTGTGCCCCAGGCACCCTCTTTCTTGGACACTGCCTGAGTGGGTTTGATTCGTTTTCTCCCCTCTGTTTTCCCACTGTTCATTCAACCAAttcactgtgtgcagttctgagcGCTGATAATACGCTGACCCACAGCCATTCACACGGAGGAGGATGGGTACCAGGGGAGCATGATGAGGGCTGCAGGTAGAACCACAGCTTCCTTTGGGAGCCCCTGTCCTCTCCTGGGCACCTGCTCCATGCGAGGAGCTGCAGCGCACACAGGCCAGTGGCAGGGCTGTATTTCAGCCCCACAAACACCCTTCAGCTCtcaggcagagctgagcactgGGActggctcctgcagcccctctgcttgctgcagcctcctgcctcATGAGCCTCTCCTCCTGGCCTTTGACTCTTTAACCACCCCCTTCAGAAGCTGGGCTGCCTTGTGCCCTCGGCAGCATCTCTGCACCAGCATCCCAATGGCCTTTAACAGCTCTGCTGCGCAGCCACCCAGATGCACCACGGAGGAAGCAAGCCTGGCTCCAGGCTCCGGGACGCCGCGCAGCCCTTTTTTACAGTCACAATCACTGCTTTTTCCAGCAGCTGTTACTTTCTGGTTGTTTTTCAACATCTCAACCACTGCAGCTCCGATTCTCAGTAGCTTTTCCTTATTTGCTCCTTCTTTGGAGGAGGAGACAAAGTGGGAAGTGTTATCATGATGTGGGAAGCACAGACACTCTCCCCATAACAGGGAGCTCAGGCTGAGCTCTAAAAGCTGGGGGGAATGCAATGGGATCTAGGTTAACACTATTAGGATGGATGGCCTAATACATatgagcagcaggagggcaaGTCAAATTAGCTCTGCCTGCCTGACCGGGATTTCGGGTGTTGGGCATGATCAATTGCCATCAGCTCTGATTATTTCCACGGGGATGCCTGGAGATGGATCAATTCCATCAATGGGTGGGCATTTCCATGGGGTGATGGATACGCTGCCTGCACGTCCAGCCCGAGGGCTCCTGCTTACTGCAGGAGGATGTAAACCCCTTCCTTCTGCCCCTCTCTCACATCCCTGTGTTGTCTGGCAGCCATGGGGCTAAGGTCACTTTTTCACCCTCCAGCCCCTGTTTAAATCTCTGCTCAATTAGAGAGGCCAAGCAGGGAATTTTGGGAGACGTAGGGAGAGGGAGATGCCGCGGGGGCTATGTGAGAAACACCTCTGCTGTTCTTCCTTTCGGAGCAGCAGCCCAGCACCACACCTCATCCTGCTCTAACTGCAGCACCATCCTTTATAAAAGTTAGCAGAGGAAGGCACCAGCTTCTGCTTGGAGCTGGCACTGGTTCGCCTGGACCCGTGTAGACTGGCCTATAGGGGAGTGTAAGAGCCTCATAGAGGTGTCTGCACCGAGAGCCAAAGGTGCAGAAAGCCCTTGGGtggcagcagaagaaacaagcCCCATCGGTGGCATGGCTGAAGCTGCTGCACAAAGCGCTCCCCTTCCACACAGGCACTGACGCAGCTTCAATTTGTCCTGCTCGTAGGTGAAGCCGTTCACCTGGCTCGGGATTTCGGGTACGTGTGCGAAACCGAGTTCCCTGCCAAGGCAGCGGCAGAGTACCTGTGCCGACAGCACTCGGACCCCGCGGAGCTCCACACCAGGAAGAACATGCTGCTGGCTACCAAGTGAGTACGGATGGCAGCGAGCCACCAGCGTGCTGGGTACCAGCAGCGTGGGTGGGCAGCTTCCTCTTCCGCAGGGAAGGGACGGCCTCGCTGCACATGGACCTGAGGGATGTGCAGGAGGGTGAACCATTTGCTCGCTCCTCCTGGGAGAGCTTAACCTAACCCCAGGGAGCATCCCGGCACTGCCACACGcgccagccccagctctgcaccCAGGGGCTCTCcccaggctggagctggagaCTCCCAAAGGGGAAGCAGACACTTGAGCGAGGAGCAGGAAAAGAACCCCCAGCCACAACCGTGCCCCTGCAGCATTCACAGTAACCACAAACCTTTCTCTTCCAGGCAAATCTGTAAGGAGTTCGCTGACTTGATAGCCCAGGACCGCTCGCCGCTGGGGAACAGCCGCCCCTCGCTCATCCTCGAGCCCGGTGTCCAGAGCTGTTTGACTCATTTCAGCTTGATAACCCACGGCTTCGGGGGCCCTGCCATCTGCGCAGCGCTCACGGCCTTCCAGAACTACCTGGTGGAGTCCCTCAAGGGGCTGGATAAGATATTCATGAACAGCACAGGGAACGGGCACACGGCCGGAGACTCCAAAGCGTCAGAGAAGGAGGTGAAGCATCGGAAATAACGCGGTCTCCATCCCTCTTCCCGGCAAGATGATGCGGTGCGGTGTGTGCTGAACTGTCTGAGCATGGGCAGAAACCCAtacagaaaagacaagaaacaagAAGATTTAAAGAACTGAAGGTGGTAACAGCTCTCCTGGGCACGGTGAGGTTGAGAAGATCAGCCAGGTCGATGGCTTCTGCCTTTGCTGGCTTCAAAGCGTGGATGCAGGAAGCCAAATCGTGTGcaattttggtttgttttactCATCCCCCCCAGTGAAACCCTCCAGGATTTTCGCTAGGGCGAAAGCCCCCTCAATGCAAGCAGGAGGCAGGAGCCGCGAGGGCAGGGAGCTGGATCCCTGCTGTACCTGGATTTATCGGCTGGTTTTGACAGGCAAACACACAGGAAACCTTCTCGCTTTCCCCACCTAAACCAGGCCAAGAGGAAGCCGCCAGTGCGGCTGCTTTGGATGTGAAGCAGTTTCAGGCTTCGTTTACGGTTTGCAGGCTGAGACCGGAGCTGGGTTTTCCCCTGGGCTGCAGCCGAGGGGATCAGGATGCGACCCGATGGGTCGCAGGGCAGGAGCCGGGCGGGCAGAGCCTTCCCCATGGCCGCAGTCACAGCTGGGGATAAAGCAGGTGCAGTTGAACCCGGGACTGATTGAAACTCCACAACCGACGGCAAACGGCACGCACGTTCCTAAAgttaataatagtaataataataattaataaagcACAAGGAGCAGAACTTGAACCAGGCCAAACCGAACTGTTCGAAATCTgtacatatttatttatgtgtaattaaaatctgaaagttttaaaatgtcCAGTGCAAGTTATTTATATCGAACTGAGTTAGGggtttcggggggggggggggttctttGGTTTTTGAGGGggggatattttattttattttttttttaagatggaaATCTTTGGATTTTCAGCCCTTAGAAATGGGAATGAAGTTTTGGATACACAAAACTGTAGCATGGACAAGATAGGCTGTGATAATAAATGACTATAGAAGTTCTTCAGGATTTTGTACTTGCTGTTGTTTCTCTTAATGCTGCAATAGATGTACACCACCACGATGTCATTCTCATTATCCTAATAAACCTCTTTTTATTTGAAGCAAGCCCCTCCATCGTCTTTGTGAACCAGGAGCCTTCTGCCCCTGTGCCCGTCTCTTGAGATATTGCCTAGATTTAAGGAACAGCCTCCTCCGTGGCTGATGTCTGATCTGTGCAGCCACAGAGAACGAATGACGGGAGCTGGCGTGAGTGCCCTCATCTCCCCAGccgcggcagccgggccagcCGGCGCCTCTGCTGATGTTGGGGATGAATGGTGACCTGATGTGTCTGCAGATGTGCCAGCGCCACGCAGGATAGGCAAATCGAAACCTGTCTGCgaagagctgcaggaggacctcacGCTATCAAGACAATGAGCGATGAATGAGCAGATAAAATAACCCCACTAATCTGTAAGCAATGAGGTTCTCCAAGTCAGCTGCTCTGTTGCATTGAATCatcaaatggtttgggttgaagggacctcaaagctcctccagctccaacccctgccacgggcagggaccccttccactggagcagcttgctccaagcccctgtgtccaacctggcctggaacgcTTTGGACCTTTCTCAGAGCCGTAGCCATCAGTTTTCTCTGGAGGCTGCAGAATAGGCTGATGATAACAgaggaaaaacccaaactg contains the following coding sequences:
- the TFAP2E gene encoding transcription factor AP-2-epsilon isoform X1, whose protein sequence is MLVHSYPGMDRAEGLPGAPAGARLPQLPALNQAPYGSAPPLCHTPAADFQPPYFPPPYPQPPLPYPQGQEPGYPHLGDPYAALSPLHQHQQPAWPPQRGRQDEAGLLSGTHRALGLDPRREYPAVPRLLHGLPEGGHGLADGPLGLHGLGHHGLEDIQTVDDGGMNLLDQSVIKKGWLRCSDHLLLAGAGKQQLKIEGDFWFTQMTRDNFGSPKAKETKLSGFNGSLSPSCSMFMGKQAADQTRQAAAVPIPSKANGTTISTLSMNKDALIGGVTNPNEVFCSVPGRLSLLSSTSKYKVTVGEVQRRLSPPECLNASLLGGVLRRAKSKNGGRCLRERLEKIGLNLPAGRRKAANVTLLTSLVEGEAVHLARDFGYVCETEFPAKAAAEYLCRQHSDPAELHTRKNMLLATKQICKEFADLIAQDRSPLGNSRPSLILEPGVQSCLTHFSLITHGFGGPAICAALTAFQNYLVESLKGLDKIFMNSTGNGHTAGDSKASEKEVKHRK
- the TFAP2E gene encoding transcription factor AP-2-epsilon isoform X2, which codes for MLVHSYPGMDRAEGLPGAPAGARLPQLPALNQAPYGSAPPLCHTPAADFQPPYFPPPYPQPPLPYPQGQEPGYPHLGDPYAALSPLHQHQQPAWPPQRGRQDEAGLLSGTHRALGLDPRREYPAVPRLLHGLPEGGHGLADGPLGLHGLGHHGLEDIQTVDDGGMNLLDQSVIKKVPIPSKANGTTISTLSMNKDALIGGVTNPNEVFCSVPGRLSLLSSTSKYKVTVGEVQRRLSPPECLNASLLGGVLRRAKSKNGGRCLRERLEKIGLNLPAGRRKAANVTLLTSLVEGEAVHLARDFGYVCETEFPAKAAAEYLCRQHSDPAELHTRKNMLLATKQICKEFADLIAQDRSPLGNSRPSLILEPGVQSCLTHFSLITHGFGGPAICAALTAFQNYLVESLKGLDKIFMNSTGNGHTAGDSKASEKEVKHRK